The following proteins are encoded in a genomic region of Triticum dicoccoides isolate Atlit2015 ecotype Zavitan chromosome 1B, WEW_v2.0, whole genome shotgun sequence:
- the LOC119348227 gene encoding uncharacterized protein At4g08330, chloroplastic-like isoform X2 encodes MARALDGCYSAKDVAYSCGYCGYALNLSSSTRNTANIGSKYGKQIRKGVVSFFAVDENRFTQTDEVSCTPYFRSRSSWGFFRRRTRLLCRKCNGHIGNAYDDKDSALYHSSDDTLASSEESELLYCVP; translated from the exons ATGGCGAGGGCCCTCGACGGCTGCTACTCCGCCAAAGACGTCGCCTACAG CTGTGGATACTGTGGCTACGCATTGAACTTGAGCTCCTCCACACGGAACACGGCCAACATTGGATCCAAGTACGGAAAGCAGATCAGGAAAGGCGTCGTCTCATTCTTCGCAGTCGACGAGAACCGGTTCACGCAAACCGACGAAGTGAGCTGCACGCCGTACTTCCGCTCAAGGTCTTCCTGGGGTTTCTTCAGAAGGAGAACACGATTGCTCTGCCGCAAGTGCAATGGCCATATCGGTAACGCTTATGACGACAAGGACTCTGCCTTGTATCATAGCTCAGATGACACACTCGCGAGCTCAGAG GAATCTGAACTGCTGTATTGTGTGCCTTGA
- the LOC119348227 gene encoding uncharacterized protein At4g08330, chloroplastic-like isoform X1 has protein sequence MARALDGCYSAKDVAYSCGYCGYALNLSSSTRNTANIGSKYGKQIRKGVVSFFAVDENRFTQTDEVSCTPYFRSRSSWGFFRRRTRLLCRKCNGHIGNAYDDKDSALYHSSDDTLASSEVSSISSRKKYVIKINALQPSSDDSGVPFAQ, from the exons ATGGCGAGGGCCCTCGACGGCTGCTACTCCGCCAAAGACGTCGCCTACAG CTGTGGATACTGTGGCTACGCATTGAACTTGAGCTCCTCCACACGGAACACGGCCAACATTGGATCCAAGTACGGAAAGCAGATCAGGAAAGGCGTCGTCTCATTCTTCGCAGTCGACGAGAACCGGTTCACGCAAACCGACGAAGTGAGCTGCACGCCGTACTTCCGCTCAAGGTCTTCCTGGGGTTTCTTCAGAAGGAGAACACGATTGCTCTGCCGCAAGTGCAATGGCCATATCGGTAACGCTTATGACGACAAGGACTCTGCCTTGTATCATAGCTCAGATGACACACTCGCGAGCTCAGAGGTCAGCAGCATATCTAGTCGAAAGAAATATGTTATCAAGATCAATGCGCTACAGCCCTCATCCGACGACTCCGGTGTTCCCTTTGCTCAATGA